The DNA window GCGGCGCTGCGGCAACTCGCGGGTGAAATCGCCAGCAACAGTGAGCAGGAAATCGACGCCAAATTCCTGTTCAAGAATCGCCACGCGAAACTGATCGACGGCTCGACGTTCACGATGGCCGACACGCGAGCGAACCAGGAGTCGTATCCGCAACACGCGTCGCAACAGCCGGGCATCGGCTTCCCGATCGCCCGCTTTGTGGTGGTCGTGTCGCTGGCGACCGCGTGCGTGATCGACGCCGCCATCGCCAAGTTTCAAGGGAAAGAAACAGGCGAAACGGCCTTGCTGCGGCAGTTGCTGCACTGCTTCGCCGCGGGCGACGTCGCCGTGGCCGACCGGTTCTATGGCAATTACTGGGTGGTCGCCTTCTTGACGCTGCAAGGCGTCGACGTCTGCTTTCGCAAACATCAAAAACGTCCTACGGATTTCCGACGCGGACGACGGATAGGATACAAAGATCATCTCATTACCTGGAGCCGCCCCGATCGTCCCGAATGGATGAGCGAAGAACTCTACGCGCAGATGCCATTAACGATCCGGTTGCGAGAAATTCAGTATGTCGTTGAGAGAGCCGGCAGAAAGCAGTCGCCCTTTGTCGTGATCACGACATTGTTCCAGGAGCAGGGCGAGCAGGAATTCACCTATGACGAGATCGCCGATTTCTACGGATTCCGCTGGCATGCGGAGCTCGATCTGCGATCGATCAAAACGCACATGAACCTGCGTCACTTGCGTTGCAAGACGCCGGCGATGGTGCATCGGCAGTTCTGGACGACGCTGATCGCTTACAACGCGATCCGGCTGACGGCCTGCTGTAGTGCGACGCTGTCTGGCGTACCTCCGCGCCGGATCAGCTTCGCCAGCACGTGTGAGTATGTGCTGGCCGGCTGGGATCTGCTGTCCGGCGTCGCCTCGATTCCGGCGCACGCCCTACTGCAGTACAGCGAGGAGCGGCTCATGCAAATTGCCCGCTGCCTGGTCGGCAACCGTCCCGGCCGATACGAACCCCGCGTGCTGAAAAAGCGTCAAACCAACGATGGCCTCATGGTCCAGCCAAGAGCCGTCCTGAAAGAACGACTCGCCCATGGCGATAACTCGTTTGAGACGAAGTGATTAGAAAAACGACTGTGCCATTCGCCGCTGGCCCCTTTCTAACGCAATCTAACTTCTGGGTGCCCCCTTTCTAACGCACTCTAACTTCTGGGTGGCCCCTTGCTAACTAATTAATTGGCTAATTCTTTGTCCGATTAACCCGAATCCGGCAAGGCTTGAGTGGGGCCTGTTAAAATAATACTGGTTTTTTGTCCGGTAAGCCTTGGATATTCGATACAGGTTTTGAGGGCCGGTGGGCCTTTTTAATCGAATCCATACAAGTCTATCGACAGCCCGCTTTTAGCCTGTCGAGCAGCGGGGATTTACCTATTTTTCGACTTTTGCGTCACAAAGCGATGGACAGCACGCCCTTACTACGGGGAACCTGTAATATCAGCATTTCCCCCACCTTATTTGGTGAGAGAGGGCAGGTCTCACCAGGTAGGGGGTGTTTTCATGGACGAAAGGCCGCCGTTGCTTATCGTCTACTTTCCCTTGATTGGTCAACGATGCGAGTTCTTAGAGGTCCTGTCCCCCATGCAACGCGAGTTGTGGCGGCGCGGCGAAGCCGCTGTTTACGCCCTGCAGCCGAGGCCGAGAGTCCGTGTTGTTTTCGCAGGCTTTGCCTGTCGCTCCTTTTTCTGTTCACGGCGACGTCAGGAGGTTTGTCGGCGTCCGCCGAGGAAATCCCTCAGCTGGGGCTTCTGCTGCGTTTCGACGCCGGTCAGGAGCTGGAAGTCGTCACGATTCCGCTGAGCGATGTGTCTCGGGCCGAAGGGCTCAAGGGGCTGGTCCTGTGGTCAGACCAGCATGTGGATCGCTGGAAGTTTCTGGACGGAAGTGCACTGGCTGCGGGTTTCGAGGAAGATGGCCGCTTCGGTCCCCTGCTGACCCAAGGGAGTCGTGGAGGGGCGGCCGACGCAGGTTCGGCGGCCGCACTGGGAACCGCGATGCTGGATCAGCTGATCGGCCAGACCGTGGTGCGCGGCGAAGGGTTCCTGACCCCAACTCACGGAGGCCATCATCTGCAGGGAGCGATTACCCTCCGTCGATTGCAGGAAAAGGAAGGCCCGCCGTTTCCGGCAGACCGTGTACGGCTGTTCCAGGACGGCAGACACCTGCTTGATATCCCGTTTCCGCAAGGCCGGCAGACGATTCGCTGGAGTGAAATTGCCTCTCTGCCGCCAGCCCTGCGGGCCGGGCTGGCTCCCGGCGTGTACACCCTGAGAGATAGCAGCGGCGGCAAAAACACGGAATTCACGATCGAAGATTCCGAGGAACGCAACTATGTGATGCAAATTCCCGATGCGCTCGCGGATCTTGCCGGGACGCGCGACAGTGCCTTGTATTTCACGGTCACTGCGGAGCATTTGCTGGCGAACAGGGATGTCGACGGCGTCCTGCGGCCTTACCTTGCCGATGTTCTGGATCTTGCGGAGGCAGTGCCGGAAGAACGGCGCGGTCAGCACCAGCGTTCGCTGGTCTCCGATCTGACAGCGCGGCTGGCCGGAAAAAAACTCTCCCTCCACGCCGGGAACGCTACAGGGATCCCAGAGATCGACCAGGTGCGGCAGCAGATTGCTCGCAGCCAATGGGCCGCCGCACGCACCGAACTGCAGTCACTGGTCCAGCGAGACGAGGTTGACGACAGAACACTCGGCCTGGCTTTTCTGTACCTGGCGGTGATCGAAGCGGAGGCCGCCGCCGAGCAGTCGTACGCGGATTCGGCGACGCAGTTGTTCGAAGAAGCTCTGCTCCACCTGCAGGATGCTCCGGCTTTCGATCGCTTCCGGGCGCATAACAACTTCGCCAACTTTTTGCTCGCGAAGGCCCAGGACCGTCTCTACAACCACGCATTCCAGGCGGCTTCCGGAGT is part of the Lignipirellula cremea genome and encodes:
- a CDS encoding IS4 family transposase, which produces MSGITIRPAQSTFNFGDCVTAFLTQPGLPFASILAAERIRRVFALHGGLFGRIYSTAIVLWAFLGQVLRDGKEASCQSAVSRISSYFLLTRGVGVDPDTRDYCRARAKLPEAALRQLAGEIASNSEQEIDAKFLFKNRHAKLIDGSTFTMADTRANQESYPQHASQQPGIGFPIARFVVVVSLATACVIDAAIAKFQGKETGETALLRQLLHCFAAGDVAVADRFYGNYWVVAFLTLQGVDVCFRKHQKRPTDFRRGRRIGYKDHLITWSRPDRPEWMSEELYAQMPLTIRLREIQYVVERAGRKQSPFVVITTLFQEQGEQEFTYDEIADFYGFRWHAELDLRSIKTHMNLRHLRCKTPAMVHRQFWTTLIAYNAIRLTACCSATLSGVPPRRISFASTCEYVLAGWDLLSGVASIPAHALLQYSEERLMQIARCLVGNRPGRYEPRVLKKRQTNDGLMVQPRAVLKERLAHGDNSFETK